A window of Nicotiana tabacum cultivar K326 chromosome 24, ASM71507v2, whole genome shotgun sequence contains these coding sequences:
- the LOC107778037 gene encoding protein BIG GRAIN 1-like E: MSITGIHPETTEKMSKKIIQWRNNDSGEIDVFEAAKYFSGANEEYYNNNNNNNNKHQSLRGGRMSFDMPIMRNSSLLPTQTTTYIMEKPMIKNKDQKKYKQPSSPGGRLASFLNSLFNQTSSKKKKSSKSSAQSLKDEDESPSGRRKRRSSISHFSFRSSSITTTTTNSSDSKSIYSSSNSGFRTPPPYTPTPTKSYKDFRSFSDQQQVVKYKQAAALQQEVCGDKKSTDYSWLDEKLKLSKNNGERYIKSTNSGLSYEKSKTYNKVVDVDDDDGADSDSSSDLFDLPNIDLDFYSSSGLPVYETTHMDNVKRGATISSGPI; the protein is encoded by the coding sequence ATGTCCATCACTGGAATACATCCTGAAACTACTGAAAAAATGTCCAAGAAAATTATCCAATGGAGAAATAATGATTCAGGAGAGATTGATGTGTTTGAGGCAGCAAAGTATTTCTCAGGTGCAAATGAAgaatattacaacaacaacaacaacaacaacaacaagcatcAAAGTTTAAGAGGTGGAAGAATGAGTTTTGACATGCCTATAATGAGAAATTCATCACTTCTTCCTACACAAACTACTACTTATATTATGGAAAAACCAATGATCAAAAATAAAGATCAAAAGAAATACAAGCAACCAAGTTCTCCAGGTGGTAGACTTGCTAGTTTCTTGAATTCTCTCTTCAACCAAACATCATCCAAGAAAAAGAAATCATCAAAATCTTCAGCACAATCTTTGAAAGATGAAGATGAAAGTCCAagtggaagaaggaaaagaagaagtaGTATAAGTCATTTTAGCTTTAGAAGCTCAAgcattactactactactactaatagTAGTGATTCAAAGTCCATTTACTCTTCATCAAATTCTGGTTTTAGAACTCCACCTCCTTATACTCCTACTCCTACAAAATCATATAAAGATTTTAGAAGCTTTTCAGATCAACAACAAGTAGTAAAGTATAAGCAAGCTGCAGCTTTACAACAAGAAGTATGTGGTGACAAGAAAAGCACAGATTATTCTTGGTTGGATGAGAAGTTAAAGTTGAGCAAAAATAATGGTGAAAGGTATATTAAGAGCACAAATAGTGGATTGTCATATGAGAAAAGCAAGACATATAACAAGGTTgttgatgttgatgatgatgatggtgcaGATAGTGATTCAAGTTCTGATTTGTTTGATTTACCAAATATTGACTTGGATTTCTATTCATCAAGTGGTTTGCCAGTTTATGAGACTACACATATGGATAATGTCAAGAGGGGTGCAACAATTTCCAGTGGCCCAATTTGA